Proteins encoded together in one Prosthecobacter fusiformis window:
- a CDS encoding PQQ-like beta-propeller repeat protein gives MNRPALTFISGSLLTAACFSAETTPAEWGSFRGPNKDGTVAATKISDWKGTSMKTLWKTETPSGFSSFAVAGGKAFTIVTGETEGNTGEMLVAMDVRTGKEVWSKPLTVIGKYDGGGDAGTPDNKGGDGPRSTPVVNGDKVYAIDANLGVFCFEASTGKPVWSHDVMKENAGVQIKWQNAASPVIDGDVLMLCGGGEGQALLGLNKDTGKIVWKGENDKMTHATPVIADIHGVHQAIFFTQVGLVGITPADGKVLWRADYPFKVSTAASPVVYEDIVYCSAGYGVGGGAFKISKSGNGLSAEPLWRRENECFNHWSTPVVKDGYLYGMFSFKEYGAGPVACVDIKTGKDVWKKEGFGPGQVILAGDKLIALSDKGEVVIIEANPEKYVELKRDDVLDGKVWSYPVLAYDRLFARSTEEGVCVEFK, from the coding sequence ATGAACCGCCCCGCCCTTACCTTCATCAGTGGCTCGCTCCTCACCGCAGCCTGTTTTTCCGCCGAAACCACTCCTGCCGAGTGGGGCAGCTTCCGCGGGCCTAACAAAGACGGCACCGTCGCCGCCACGAAAATTTCCGACTGGAAAGGCACCAGCATGAAGACCTTATGGAAGACGGAGACGCCCTCCGGCTTCAGCTCTTTCGCCGTCGCAGGCGGCAAGGCCTTCACCATCGTCACCGGTGAAACCGAAGGCAACACGGGTGAAATGCTCGTGGCCATGGATGTCCGCACTGGCAAGGAAGTCTGGAGCAAGCCCCTCACCGTCATTGGCAAATATGATGGCGGCGGTGATGCCGGCACTCCTGATAACAAAGGCGGCGACGGCCCCCGCTCCACCCCAGTGGTGAATGGCGACAAAGTGTATGCCATTGATGCTAACCTCGGCGTCTTTTGTTTTGAAGCCTCCACTGGCAAGCCCGTGTGGAGCCACGACGTGATGAAAGAAAACGCCGGCGTGCAGATCAAGTGGCAGAACGCCGCATCCCCGGTCATTGATGGCGATGTCCTCATGCTTTGCGGCGGCGGCGAAGGCCAGGCCCTGCTGGGCCTGAACAAGGACACCGGAAAAATCGTCTGGAAGGGTGAGAACGATAAAATGACCCACGCCACCCCCGTCATCGCTGACATCCACGGCGTTCACCAGGCCATTTTCTTCACCCAGGTCGGCCTTGTCGGCATCACCCCAGCGGACGGCAAGGTCCTCTGGCGTGCCGATTATCCCTTCAAGGTCTCCACCGCAGCCAGCCCGGTCGTTTATGAAGACATCGTTTACTGCTCCGCCGGTTATGGCGTCGGCGGTGGTGCCTTCAAAATCAGCAAGAGCGGCAACGGCCTCAGTGCAGAGCCTCTCTGGCGGCGGGAAAACGAGTGCTTCAATCACTGGAGCACCCCGGTGGTGAAGGACGGCTATCTCTACGGCATGTTCAGCTTCAAGGAATACGGCGCAGGGCCCGTCGCCTGCGTGGATATCAAAACAGGCAAGGATGTCTGGAAGAAAGAAGGCTTCGGCCCTGGCCAGGTCATCCTGGCAGGGGACAAGCTCATCGCCCTCAGCGATAAAGGCGAGGTGGTCATCATTGAGGCCAATCCTGAAAAGTATGTCGAGCTGAAGCGCGACGACGTGCTGGATGGCAAGGTCTGGAGCTACCCCGTCCTCGCTTATGACCGCCTCTTCGCCCGCAGCACCGAAGAAGGCGTCTGCGTGGAATTCAAATAA
- a CDS encoding serine/threonine-protein kinase, whose translation MPSFQSIVEMDLGGPLRPAVEWQGTEMIPKEVLMLLLPQYEGWEFLGAGGMGVVYKAWHRELHRWAAVKFLAPRQCRDSRALARFQNEASLLAQLRHPNIVPVHDFGSEGDVAWLVMDFVDGVPLVQWTEEKSRKPTEMAQMVAKIARAVGVAHASGITHRDLKPGNILVIGEEPVLLDFGLAQNMAWQQDIRLTQKGELAGTVAYLAPEQVQPSLGEPAPATDVHACGVMLYEMLARKLPRSGLASEIIARLHEDDQPPRLRAAVPSVRKELDAICWRAMQKSPEDRYANGISLAEDLERFCDGRPVRAKNPDLLDLAYLYVRRNPWAMVAGGVAVMALVMFAWSASRLHWSQEKAALLSQINRHLSESDWTPERLMAAEELLKKMRGLDGVLEKYLEEDVQKRTHSTVVSQLEAPRLSEEQSAQVGKLLQSLVAKKHPESAALLKRWHAREAAWQTVASLSSPISQEAGEVIFRPGTWEARKGGLCAVPTVAEQTWNSLISVVELNGSVELEVEFGAVWQEAKALGVVLKIPLLKDIRFQVFQWDRFAQHQPDYENPEKAPVIAILADKTALVYAKLPRDVRKSGQLVLRCRYENGDLTLSANGMEPLHYTRIFELARPLADTYFSVLLPVESSLVRLELRQREASSPASPLTKADDLVSIGKAQEAMAIYEKYLNRADVKTECLYKYAACLEALQKTGEATQRWEQVARSDDEPWCSLAMFQLWRSHLAQGEMERADAWFDLLMASNPPEIVRTGIPTGDRLMLNQHYLPVTRSMNCLKVQPDDLSELDRAVRVQQFLGADDRQLAARTAMAFHFAGQNERARQLYRQAVTRVRPSPSLPGDEAHMTLLCLDQWAALGGADGDAVLQATVTSWQHALKGSALPARAIPCLEDLRHELRQEPGFKRVHREAIQDLTEDPKVMLRHRVEAWLIAGLGEKSEAAKRQAWKKAVEVLAGREGQPDHTQQRLHSEFVARSLDQSWTAQQATEWMTTLFGKARPLVSQEKWVGPLVQALVGHSLAKTLNQTLQDERGQRFAHDYILRTRPARDLAYEGMELVWVTLFSDGTGWPTDHPQVQESAAQIVRAFCAREITEIALMQFFSLWNGVKNQATWEIMSEKWSPELRDPVAALLHRRYGVLGQADVAAEFLPGAGAKEKPAPETTRVSP comes from the coding sequence GTGCCCTCATTTCAGTCTATCGTAGAGATGGATCTGGGTGGGCCGCTGCGGCCTGCGGTGGAGTGGCAGGGTACGGAGATGATCCCGAAGGAAGTTTTGATGCTGCTGCTGCCGCAGTATGAGGGGTGGGAATTCCTGGGGGCCGGGGGGATGGGGGTGGTTTATAAAGCGTGGCACCGGGAGCTGCACCGGTGGGCGGCGGTCAAATTCCTGGCTCCGCGCCAGTGCCGGGATTCGCGGGCGCTGGCGCGGTTTCAAAACGAGGCGTCCCTGCTGGCGCAACTGCGGCATCCGAACATCGTGCCGGTACATGACTTTGGCAGCGAGGGGGACGTGGCCTGGCTAGTGATGGACTTTGTGGATGGGGTGCCGCTGGTACAATGGACGGAGGAGAAATCCCGAAAGCCGACCGAGATGGCGCAGATGGTGGCAAAAATCGCCCGGGCGGTGGGGGTGGCGCATGCTTCCGGCATCACCCACCGTGACTTGAAGCCCGGAAACATCTTGGTCATCGGGGAGGAGCCGGTGCTGCTGGACTTTGGGCTGGCACAAAACATGGCCTGGCAGCAGGACATCCGGCTGACCCAAAAGGGGGAGCTGGCGGGCACCGTGGCCTATCTGGCCCCGGAGCAGGTGCAGCCCAGCCTGGGGGAACCAGCCCCGGCGACGGATGTGCATGCCTGTGGGGTGATGCTGTATGAGATGCTGGCGAGGAAGCTGCCGCGCAGCGGGCTGGCCTCCGAGATCATCGCGCGGCTGCATGAAGACGACCAGCCGCCCCGGCTGCGGGCTGCGGTGCCCAGCGTCCGCAAGGAGCTGGATGCCATCTGCTGGCGGGCCATGCAAAAGAGCCCGGAGGACCGGTATGCGAACGGGATCTCCCTGGCGGAGGATTTGGAGAGATTCTGTGATGGACGCCCTGTGCGGGCGAAGAATCCTGACCTCCTGGATCTGGCCTACCTTTATGTGCGGCGCAATCCATGGGCGATGGTGGCAGGCGGGGTGGCGGTGATGGCGCTGGTGATGTTTGCGTGGTCGGCAAGCCGCCTGCACTGGAGCCAGGAGAAGGCAGCGCTGCTATCCCAGATCAACCGGCATTTGTCTGAATCCGACTGGACGCCGGAGCGTCTCATGGCCGCGGAGGAGCTGCTGAAAAAGATGCGTGGGCTGGATGGTGTGCTGGAAAAATACCTGGAGGAAGATGTGCAGAAACGCACCCACAGCACGGTGGTGAGCCAACTGGAAGCGCCCCGGCTTTCCGAAGAACAATCCGCCCAGGTGGGGAAACTTTTGCAGTCCCTGGTGGCCAAGAAGCATCCTGAAAGTGCTGCCTTGCTGAAGCGGTGGCACGCGCGGGAGGCAGCGTGGCAGACCGTGGCCAGCCTGAGCAGCCCCATCAGCCAGGAGGCGGGGGAAGTCATCTTCCGACCCGGAACCTGGGAGGCCAGGAAGGGGGGACTGTGCGCTGTACCAACGGTAGCAGAGCAGACGTGGAACTCCCTGATCAGCGTGGTGGAACTGAATGGATCTGTGGAATTGGAGGTCGAATTTGGCGCGGTGTGGCAGGAGGCGAAGGCACTGGGAGTCGTGCTGAAGATTCCGCTTTTAAAAGACATTCGTTTTCAGGTGTTTCAGTGGGACCGCTTCGCGCAGCACCAGCCGGACTATGAAAATCCTGAAAAGGCTCCAGTGATAGCCATCCTGGCAGACAAGACGGCGCTGGTGTATGCCAAACTGCCACGCGATGTGCGCAAGAGCGGGCAGCTAGTGCTGCGCTGCCGATATGAAAACGGGGACCTGACCCTGTCCGCCAACGGCATGGAGCCGCTGCATTACACACGCATCTTTGAGCTGGCGAGGCCCCTGGCGGATACCTACTTCAGCGTGCTGCTGCCGGTGGAGTCCAGCCTGGTGCGCCTGGAGCTGAGGCAGCGGGAGGCGAGCTCCCCGGCGTCCCCACTGACGAAAGCGGATGACCTGGTGAGCATCGGTAAAGCCCAGGAGGCCATGGCCATCTATGAGAAGTATCTGAACCGGGCGGATGTGAAAACTGAGTGCCTGTACAAATATGCAGCCTGCCTGGAGGCCCTGCAAAAGACGGGGGAGGCAACCCAAAGATGGGAACAGGTGGCCCGGAGCGATGATGAGCCGTGGTGCAGCCTGGCGATGTTCCAGCTCTGGCGAAGCCACCTGGCGCAGGGGGAGATGGAAAGAGCGGATGCGTGGTTTGACCTGCTGATGGCAAGCAACCCGCCGGAAATCGTCCGCACGGGCATCCCGACCGGTGACCGGCTGATGCTGAACCAACACTACCTGCCGGTGACCCGGAGCATGAACTGCCTGAAGGTGCAGCCGGATGACCTGAGCGAGCTGGACCGGGCCGTGCGGGTGCAGCAATTCCTGGGGGCAGATGACCGGCAACTGGCGGCACGCACGGCGATGGCCTTTCACTTTGCAGGCCAGAATGAGCGTGCCCGCCAGCTGTACCGGCAGGCGGTCACAAGGGTGCGGCCCTCCCCCTCCCTGCCTGGAGATGAGGCACACATGACGCTGCTGTGCCTGGACCAATGGGCGGCGCTGGGCGGGGCGGATGGCGATGCAGTACTGCAGGCGACGGTGACCTCCTGGCAGCATGCGCTGAAAGGTAGCGCACTGCCTGCGCGGGCGATCCCCTGCCTGGAGGATCTGCGTCATGAATTACGCCAGGAGCCTGGTTTCAAGAGGGTCCACCGGGAAGCGATTCAGGACCTAACGGAAGATCCGAAAGTGATGCTGCGGCATCGGGTGGAGGCATGGTTGATCGCTGGCCTGGGGGAAAAATCTGAGGCGGCAAAGCGGCAAGCCTGGAAAAAAGCTGTCGAAGTACTGGCAGGGAGGGAGGGCCAGCCGGATCACACACAGCAGAGGCTGCATTCTGAATTTGTGGCCCGGAGCCTGGACCAGAGCTGGACGGCACAGCAGGCGACGGAGTGGATGACGACTTTATTTGGCAAGGCGAGGCCGCTGGTCAGCCAGGAAAAGTGGGTGGGGCCACTGGTGCAGGCGCTGGTGGGTCATTCCCTGGCGAAGACGCTAAACCAGACGCTGCAGGATGAGCGGGGCCAGCGCTTCGCCCATGATTACATCCTGCGGACACGGCCTGCCCGTGATCTGGCTTATGAGGGCATGGAGCTGGTGTGGGTCACACTCTTCAGCGATGGCACGGGGTGGCCGACGGATCATCCTCAGGTGCAGGAAAGCGCGGCGCAGATCGTCCGGGCTTTCTGTGCGAGGGAGATCACGGAGATCGCGCTGATGCAATTCTTCAGCCTCTGGAACGGTGTGAAGAACCAGGCGACCTGGGAGATCATGTCCGAGAAGTGGAGTCCCGAGCTGCGTGATCCGGTGGCTGCGCTGCTGCACAGGCGGTACGGAGTGCTGGGACAGGCGGATGTGGCGGCCGAATTTCTACCAGGGGCCGGGGCCAAAGAAAAACCCGCGCCGGAGACGACGCGGGTTTCCCCCTGA
- a CDS encoding RNA polymerase sigma factor, translating to MSILPPHDGFPETSLTLVGRLCSTDASLRNEAIRLVARRYWLPLYDFSRRTGMNEHASADAVQNFFQHILTHAEGFSTYDGEQGRLRTWIITIFRHRLSNSIAHQQTQVRGGGVEHVTLDFDLAESEYLQHAAEDLDNPERAFDRGFARQLWQQVLDTLRSAYIYRQRLSVYETLSPLILSEMKDQTLSSAELVKKAGLVSLADLKVSLHRLRKEAAHEFQRLVQQTVEGDNWQEEVRYLLHLVG from the coding sequence ATGTCCATCCTCCCCCCCCACGATGGCTTTCCCGAAACCAGCCTTACCCTGGTAGGACGACTGTGCAGTACGGATGCCTCTCTGCGCAACGAAGCCATCCGCCTAGTCGCGCGCCGTTATTGGCTGCCGCTTTATGATTTTTCCCGCCGCACTGGTATGAACGAGCATGCCTCGGCCGATGCCGTGCAGAATTTTTTCCAGCACATCCTCACTCATGCAGAGGGATTCTCCACTTACGATGGGGAGCAGGGCAGGCTTCGTACTTGGATCATTACCATCTTTCGCCACCGCCTTTCCAACAGCATCGCCCATCAGCAGACGCAAGTCCGTGGCGGTGGGGTGGAGCACGTCACGCTGGATTTTGACCTCGCGGAAAGCGAATACCTCCAGCATGCCGCAGAAGATCTGGATAACCCAGAGCGCGCCTTTGATCGTGGCTTCGCCCGCCAGCTCTGGCAGCAGGTGCTGGATACCCTGCGCAGTGCCTACATTTACCGCCAGCGCCTCAGCGTGTATGAGACCCTGTCCCCCCTCATCCTTAGCGAGATGAAGGACCAGACACTCTCCTCGGCTGAACTCGTCAAAAAAGCAGGCCTCGTCAGTCTGGCAGATTTAAAAGTCAGTCTTCACCGCTTGCGGAAAGAAGCGGCTCATGAATTCCAGCGCCTCGTCCAGCAGACCGTCGAGGGGGACAACTGGCAGGAGGAAGTGCGTTACCTGCTCCACCTCGTCGGCTGA
- a CDS encoding glycosyltransferase family 4 protein produces MSRLRILIIVENLPVPLDRRVWQEACALRDAGHAVTVICPQMRGYTQAEEVLDGIQIYRHWISDEARGMRGFFMEYTTAIWGEFVCALKAWRRGGFDVIHLCNPPDLLFLVAFPFKLLAGVKVVYDVHDLWPEMFEAKFGRRGLLYWAVRLAERCTLALADAVMATNQSVLAAVKKRGHKRDDEVFIVRTAPNALNTSLPADPKLKNGRRFLVGYIGVMGNADGVSYLIEAARHIVTERQRHDVQFILMGSGPEHAELLRQRDALGLQDCIAMPGRVSNEFLFTALKTMDVGVACDPINEYNDHCTMNKTLEYMAFAKPQVMFGTREGRFSAGDAALYVMENSAAMLGDAILELLDDEPRRQEMGRIGQERLRTGLSWERSVIELHRTYARAMNPS; encoded by the coding sequence ATGTCCCGACTGCGCATCCTCATCATTGTCGAAAACCTGCCCGTGCCGCTGGACCGGCGAGTCTGGCAGGAGGCCTGTGCACTCCGTGATGCAGGCCATGCGGTCACCGTCATCTGCCCGCAGATGCGCGGCTATACCCAGGCGGAGGAGGTGCTGGACGGGATCCAAATCTACCGGCATTGGATCAGTGATGAAGCGCGCGGCATGCGCGGTTTTTTCATGGAGTATACAACGGCTATTTGGGGAGAGTTTGTCTGTGCCCTCAAGGCGTGGCGGCGTGGCGGTTTCGATGTGATCCACCTTTGCAACCCGCCGGACCTGCTCTTCCTGGTGGCTTTTCCCTTCAAACTTCTGGCGGGAGTAAAAGTGGTCTATGACGTGCATGATCTGTGGCCGGAAATGTTTGAGGCCAAGTTTGGCCGACGTGGCCTGCTCTACTGGGCCGTGCGCTTGGCGGAAAGATGCACCCTGGCCCTGGCCGATGCAGTGATGGCCACCAATCAGAGCGTCCTGGCCGCAGTAAAAAAACGCGGACACAAAAGGGATGACGAAGTCTTCATCGTGCGCACCGCGCCGAACGCCCTGAATACCAGCCTGCCCGCCGATCCAAAGCTGAAAAACGGCCGTCGTTTCCTGGTGGGCTACATTGGCGTCATGGGCAATGCCGATGGCGTCAGCTACCTCATCGAAGCCGCCCGCCACATCGTCACTGAGCGGCAGCGGCATGATGTCCAGTTTATCCTCATGGGCAGCGGTCCAGAGCATGCGGAACTGCTTCGTCAGCGGGATGCGCTCGGTCTTCAGGACTGCATCGCCATGCCGGGCCGGGTCAGCAATGAGTTTTTATTCACTGCCCTCAAGACCATGGACGTGGGTGTGGCCTGTGATCCGATCAATGAATACAACGATCATTGCACGATGAACAAAACGCTCGAATACATGGCCTTTGCGAAACCGCAGGTCATGTTCGGCACACGGGAGGGGCGTTTTTCCGCAGGTGATGCGGCTCTGTATGTGATGGAAAATTCTGCGGCCATGCTCGGCGATGCCATCCTGGAGCTACTGGACGATGAGCCTCGACGTCAGGAGATGGGGCGCATCGGCCAGGAGCGCCTGCGCACTGGCCTGAGCTGGGAGCGCAGCGTCATCGAGCTGCATCGCACCTATGCGCGGGCCATGAATCCCTCCTGA
- a CDS encoding alpha/beta hydrolase produces the protein MKAHLLLFVCLLSSLSCTTRVGPRIGTPVQPVRVAGFTLREDVIYTPPGWPQALPADVYVPDGPGPWPGILLIHGGSWANKDRRSDMDGIAGHLARRGYVVMNATYRLAPQHIHPAQIHDLQQATRWLRTHADQLHLQPDHLGVFGYSAGGHLAALLAALDAPADLRFQAVVAGGAPSDLRKFDRSPIVTTYLGGSLQEKSALYAAASPVTHLTSDDPPVFIYHGTRDTLVPPDHASDYAAALKKVGIPHELVWQNGRGHIAAFLSYGDILTPALSFLDRHLRQPK, from the coding sequence ATGAAAGCCCATCTCCTCCTTTTCGTCTGCCTCCTGTCCAGCCTCTCCTGCACCACCCGCGTGGGCCCTCGCATTGGCACCCCGGTGCAGCCCGTCCGTGTCGCCGGGTTTACCCTTCGGGAGGACGTCATCTACACTCCCCCCGGCTGGCCCCAGGCCCTGCCTGCGGATGTGTATGTCCCGGACGGCCCCGGTCCCTGGCCCGGCATTCTTCTGATCCATGGCGGCAGTTGGGCCAATAAAGACCGCCGCAGTGACATGGATGGCATTGCCGGGCACCTCGCCCGTCGCGGTTACGTCGTCATGAACGCCACCTACCGCCTCGCTCCCCAGCACATCCATCCCGCGCAGATACACGATCTCCAGCAGGCCACCCGCTGGCTCCGCACCCATGCGGACCAGTTGCACCTTCAGCCGGATCACCTCGGCGTCTTCGGTTACTCCGCTGGCGGTCATCTCGCCGCGCTCCTCGCTGCCCTGGATGCACCTGCGGACCTCCGCTTTCAGGCCGTCGTCGCGGGCGGGGCCCCTTCGGATCTCCGTAAATTTGACCGCAGCCCCATCGTCACCACCTACCTCGGCGGCAGTCTCCAGGAAAAATCCGCCCTCTACGCCGCCGCCTCCCCCGTCACCCACCTGACCTCGGATGACCCACCCGTCTTCATCTACCACGGCACCCGGGATACCCTCGTGCCGCCGGATCACGCCTCAGACTACGCCGCCGCTTTGAAAAAAGTCGGCATTCCCCATGAACTCGTCTGGCAAAACGGTCGCGGCCACATCGCCGCCTTCCTCTCCTATGGCGATATCCTGACCCCCGCCCTCAGCTTCCTCGACCGCCACCTGCGCCAGCCAAAGTAG
- a CDS encoding type II secretion system F family protein has translation MKPAEKTALYRELAKLTQADFHLDRSLTLLLSQKISPSRRSYLEGMQRGLSEGLSLAESVRMHNHKLVIGLELALIESGERSGHLSDAFNHLARYFASVDSAVRQMRGAMIYPLILLHLAILLPEIPSAIVATEGPGFLPRVLLAFGVLWVALAAVYFLWRWLAEKALTSPTVDLWLGRVPWIGPARRHWALARFCQVFHAGLLAALRISEVCRLAGDASQSGRLRAGALRAASLVEQGGKLSLSLAETGDFDRTFVNALATAEEVGKLDDEMARWMAAETVSASEAMEKASVWLPKMGYALVVVFVVYRIISMVQGYYSGILQHMDQL, from the coding sequence ATGAAACCTGCGGAAAAGACAGCTCTCTATCGTGAACTGGCCAAGCTGACGCAGGCGGACTTCCACCTGGACCGATCTCTCACCCTGTTGCTATCGCAGAAAATATCCCCCTCACGGCGCAGTTATCTGGAGGGGATGCAGCGCGGTCTCTCTGAAGGTCTCAGCCTGGCGGAATCGGTTCGCATGCATAACCACAAGCTCGTCATCGGTCTGGAGCTGGCGTTGATTGAATCCGGTGAGCGCAGCGGTCACCTCAGCGACGCCTTTAATCATCTCGCCCGCTATTTTGCCTCGGTGGATTCTGCTGTGCGGCAGATGCGCGGAGCCATGATTTACCCGCTCATCCTTCTGCATCTGGCCATCCTATTGCCGGAGATACCCTCTGCCATTGTGGCTACAGAAGGCCCCGGTTTCCTTCCCCGTGTGCTTCTCGCATTCGGGGTTTTGTGGGTGGCTCTGGCTGCTGTTTATTTCCTGTGGCGTTGGCTTGCGGAAAAGGCGCTCACTTCCCCCACGGTGGATCTTTGGTTAGGCCGCGTGCCCTGGATCGGCCCAGCACGTCGGCATTGGGCGCTCGCCCGTTTTTGCCAGGTTTTTCATGCTGGCCTTCTGGCTGCCTTGCGCATATCAGAGGTCTGTCGCCTAGCAGGTGATGCTTCTCAATCAGGACGCCTCCGTGCAGGTGCCCTCCGTGCGGCCAGCCTTGTGGAGCAGGGGGGAAAACTCTCCCTCTCCCTGGCGGAAACCGGTGACTTTGATCGCACCTTCGTCAATGCTCTGGCCACTGCCGAAGAAGTGGGAAAGCTGGATGATGAAATGGCACGCTGGATGGCTGCGGAGACCGTCAGTGCCTCCGAAGCCATGGAAAAAGCCTCCGTCTGGCTGCCCAAAATGGGCTATGCCCTCGTCGTGGTTTTTGTCGTCTATCGCATCATCTCCATGGTCCAGGGATATTACAGCGGCATCCTTCAGCACATGGATCAGCTATGA
- a CDS encoding RNA polymerase sigma factor, protein MPPSAPDSETRFRDWLERYRPLLFKVVRGFTNSRQDEEELFQDVLVQLWHSAARFSGGCADSTWVYRVAFNTAMAWSRAAKTRRVRHTETVDFDSIPAPVTPDETQIDELYAAIRQLPPSETALIMMHLEGASYREMAAVMGLSEVNIGTKLTRARMRLAELMKGTSHD, encoded by the coding sequence GAAACGCGCTTTCGCGATTGGCTCGAAAGATACAGGCCATTGCTTTTCAAAGTAGTCCGGGGATTTACCAATTCCCGGCAGGATGAGGAGGAGCTTTTTCAAGACGTCCTTGTGCAGCTCTGGCATTCTGCGGCTCGCTTCAGCGGAGGCTGTGCAGATTCCACCTGGGTCTATCGGGTGGCTTTCAATACTGCGATGGCCTGGAGCCGGGCGGCCAAGACCAGACGTGTACGTCACACGGAAACTGTGGATTTTGACAGCATCCCCGCGCCAGTCACTCCGGATGAAACGCAGATCGATGAACTTTACGCAGCCATCCGGCAACTGCCGCCATCTGAAACCGCGCTAATCATGATGCATCTGGAGGGAGCCAGCTACCGGGAGATGGCAGCAGTGATGGGCCTCTCGGAAGTCAACATTGGCACCAAACTCACCCGCGCACGGATGCGCTTGGCAGAGCTCATGAAAGGAACATCCCATGACTGA